Proteins from a single region of Papio anubis isolate 15944 chromosome Y, Panubis1.0, whole genome shotgun sequence:
- the DDX3Y gene encoding ATP-dependent RNA helicase DDX3Y isoform X1 translates to MVGRGGKDGCRVLFSTRVEIMEIGRQRKDTWRLANLDLNSSEKQSGGASTASKGRYIPPHLRNREASKGFHDKDSSGWSCSKDKDAYSSFGSRDSRGKSGYFSERGSGSRGRFDDRGRSDYDGIGSRDRTGFGRFERSGHSRWCDKSDEDDWSKPLPPSERLEQELFSGGNTGINFEKYDDIPVEATGSNCPPHIENFSDIDMGEIIMGNIELTRYTRPTPVQKHAIPIIKGKRDLMACAQTGSGKTAAFLLPILSQIYTDGPGEALKAVKENGRYGRRKQYPISLVLAPTRELAVQIYEEARKFSYRSRVRPCVVYGGADIGQQIRDLERGCHLLVATPGRLVDMMERGKIGLDFCKYLVLDEADRMLDMGFEPQIRRIVEQDTMPPKGVRHTMMFSATFPKEIQMLARDFLDEYIFLAVGRVGSTSENITQKVVWVEDLDKRSFLLDLLGATGRDSLTLVFVETKKGADSLEDFLYHEGYACTSIHGDRSQRDREEALHQFRSGKSPILVATAVAARGLDISNVRHVINFDLPSDIEEYVHRIGRTGRVGNLDSVEDLVPETIDRVVVPAVLALVVVVEAAAAVVEVVTATAEDLVEVAMEASTLVMDMEEIITPRGLTGGATESALQQSHPYKQANMETTCNLARLYRVASRTCSTLPAMILLIIQGSSKSQEEK, encoded by the exons aagGGCGCTATATACCTCCTCACTTAAGGAACAGAGAAGCATCTAAAG GCTTCCATGATAAAGACAGTTCAGGTTGGAGTTGCAGCAAAGATAAGGATGCATATAGCAGTTTTGGGTCTCGAGATTCTAGAGGAAAGTCTGGTTATTTCAGTGAACGTGGAAGTGGATCAAGGGGAAG ATTTGATGATCGTGGACGGAGTGACTATGATGGTATTGGCAGTCGTGACAGAACTGGCTTTGGCAGATTTGAACGGAGTGGACACAGTCGGTGGTGTGACAAGTCAGATGAAGATGATTGGTCAAAACCACTTCCACCAAGTGAACGCTTGGAGCA AGAACTGTTTTCTGGAGGAAACACAGGGATTAACTTTGAGAAATACGATGATATACCAGTAGAGGCAACTGGCAGTAACTGTCCTCCACATATTGAAAAT TTTAGCGATATTGACATGGGAGAAATTATCATGGGGAACATTGAACTTACTCGCTACACTCGTCCTACTCCAGTGCAAAAACATGCCATTCCTATTATTAAGGGAAAAAGAGACTTAATGGCTTGTGCCCAAACAG gatcTGGGAAAACTGCAGCATTTCTTTTACCTATACTGAGTCAGATATATACAGATGGTCCTGGAGAAGCTTTGAAGGCTGTAAAG gaaaatgGAAGATATGGGCGCCGCAAACAATACCCAATATCCTTGGTTTTAGCCCCAACAAGAGAATTGGCTGTACAGATCTATGAGGAAGCTAGAAAA TTTTCCTACCGATCTAGAGTTCGTCCTTGTGTAGTTTATGGTGGTGCTGATATTGGTCAGCAGATTCGGGACTTAGAACGTGGATGCCACTTGTTAGTAGCCACTCCAGGACGTCTAGTGGATATGATGGAAAGAGGAAAGATTGGATTAGACTTCTGCAA GTACTTAGTGTTGGATGAAGCTGATAGGATGCTGGATATGGGATTTGAACCTCAGATACGTCGTATAGTTGAACAAGATACTATGCCACCAAAGGGCGTTCGTCACACCATGATGTTTAGTGCTACTTTTCCTAAGGAAATACAG ATGCTTGCTCGTGACTTTTTGGATGAATATATCTTTTTGGCTGTAGGCAGAGTAGGCTCTACCTCTGAGAACATCACACAGAAAGTAGTTTGGGTGGAAGACTTAGATAAACGGTCGTTTTTACTGGACCTATTAGGTGCAACAG GGAGGGATTCGCTGACTTTAGTGTTTGTGGAGACCAAAAAGGGAGCAGATTCCCTGGAGGATTTCTTATACCATGAAGGATACGCTTGTACCAGTATTCATGGAGACCGGTCACAGAGAGATCGTGAGGAGGCCCTTCACCAGTTTCGCTCAGGGAAAAGCCCAATTCTAGTGGCTACAGCT gTGGCAGCACGAGGACTAGACATTTCAAATGTGAGACATGTTATCAATTTTGATTTGCCAAGTGATATTGAAGAATATGTTCATCGTATTGGCCGTACAGGACGTGTAGGAAACCTGG ATTCAGTGGAGGATTTGGTGCCAGAGACTATCGACAGAGTAGTGGTTCCAGCAGTTCTGGCTTTAGTAGTAGTCGTGGAAGCAGCAGCCGCAGTGGTGGAGGTGGTTACGGCAACAGCAGAGGATTTGGTGGAg GTGGCTATGGAGGCTTCTACACTAGTGATGGATATGGAGGAAATTATAACTCCCAGGGGGTTGACTGGTGGGGCAACTGAATCTGCTTTGCAGCAAAGTCACCCTTACAAACAAGCTAATATGGAAACCACATGTAACTTAGCCAGACTATATCGTGTAGCTTCAAGAACTTGCAGTACATTACCAGCTATGATTCTCCTGATAATTCAAGGGAGCTCAAAGtcacaagaagaaaaatga
- the DDX3Y gene encoding ATP-dependent RNA helicase DDX3Y isoform X2 → MVGRGGKDGCRVLFSTRVEIMEIGRQRKDTWRLANLDLNSSEKQSGGASTASKGRYIPPHLRNREASKGFHDKDSSGWSCSKDKDAYSSFGSRDSRGKSGYFSERGSGSRGRFDDRGRSDYDGIGSRDRTGFGRFERSGHSRWCDKSDEDDWSKPLPPSERLEQELFSGGNTGINFEKYDDIPVEATGSNCPPHIENFSDIDMGEIIMGNIELTRYTRPTPVQKHAIPIIKGKRDLMACAQTGSGKTAAFLLPILSQIYTDGPGEALKAVKENGRYGRRKQYPISLVLAPTRELAVQIYEEARKFSYRSRVRPCVVYGGADIGQQIRDLERGCHLLVATPGRLVDMMERGKIGLDFCKYLVLDEADRMLDMGFEPQIRRIVEQDTMPPKGVRHTMMFSATFPKEIQMLARDFLDEYIFLAVGRVGSTSENITQKVVWVEDLDKRSFLLDLLGATGRDSLTLVFVETKKGADSLEDFLYHEGYACTSIHGDRSQRDREEALHQFRSGKSPILVATAVAARGLDISNVRHVINFDLPSDIEEYVHRIGRTGRVGNLGLATSFFNEKNMNITKDLLDLLVEAKQEVPSWLENMAYEHHYKGGNRGRSKRFSGGFGARDYRQSSGSSSSGFSSSRGSSSRSGGGGYGNSRGFGGGGYGGFYTSDGYGGNYNSQGVDWWGN, encoded by the exons aagGGCGCTATATACCTCCTCACTTAAGGAACAGAGAAGCATCTAAAG GCTTCCATGATAAAGACAGTTCAGGTTGGAGTTGCAGCAAAGATAAGGATGCATATAGCAGTTTTGGGTCTCGAGATTCTAGAGGAAAGTCTGGTTATTTCAGTGAACGTGGAAGTGGATCAAGGGGAAG ATTTGATGATCGTGGACGGAGTGACTATGATGGTATTGGCAGTCGTGACAGAACTGGCTTTGGCAGATTTGAACGGAGTGGACACAGTCGGTGGTGTGACAAGTCAGATGAAGATGATTGGTCAAAACCACTTCCACCAAGTGAACGCTTGGAGCA AGAACTGTTTTCTGGAGGAAACACAGGGATTAACTTTGAGAAATACGATGATATACCAGTAGAGGCAACTGGCAGTAACTGTCCTCCACATATTGAAAAT TTTAGCGATATTGACATGGGAGAAATTATCATGGGGAACATTGAACTTACTCGCTACACTCGTCCTACTCCAGTGCAAAAACATGCCATTCCTATTATTAAGGGAAAAAGAGACTTAATGGCTTGTGCCCAAACAG gatcTGGGAAAACTGCAGCATTTCTTTTACCTATACTGAGTCAGATATATACAGATGGTCCTGGAGAAGCTTTGAAGGCTGTAAAG gaaaatgGAAGATATGGGCGCCGCAAACAATACCCAATATCCTTGGTTTTAGCCCCAACAAGAGAATTGGCTGTACAGATCTATGAGGAAGCTAGAAAA TTTTCCTACCGATCTAGAGTTCGTCCTTGTGTAGTTTATGGTGGTGCTGATATTGGTCAGCAGATTCGGGACTTAGAACGTGGATGCCACTTGTTAGTAGCCACTCCAGGACGTCTAGTGGATATGATGGAAAGAGGAAAGATTGGATTAGACTTCTGCAA GTACTTAGTGTTGGATGAAGCTGATAGGATGCTGGATATGGGATTTGAACCTCAGATACGTCGTATAGTTGAACAAGATACTATGCCACCAAAGGGCGTTCGTCACACCATGATGTTTAGTGCTACTTTTCCTAAGGAAATACAG ATGCTTGCTCGTGACTTTTTGGATGAATATATCTTTTTGGCTGTAGGCAGAGTAGGCTCTACCTCTGAGAACATCACACAGAAAGTAGTTTGGGTGGAAGACTTAGATAAACGGTCGTTTTTACTGGACCTATTAGGTGCAACAG GGAGGGATTCGCTGACTTTAGTGTTTGTGGAGACCAAAAAGGGAGCAGATTCCCTGGAGGATTTCTTATACCATGAAGGATACGCTTGTACCAGTATTCATGGAGACCGGTCACAGAGAGATCGTGAGGAGGCCCTTCACCAGTTTCGCTCAGGGAAAAGCCCAATTCTAGTGGCTACAGCT gTGGCAGCACGAGGACTAGACATTTCAAATGTGAGACATGTTATCAATTTTGATTTGCCAAGTGATATTGAAGAATATGTTCATCGTATTGGCCGTACAGGACGTGTAGGAAACCTGG GCCTTGCCACCTCattctttaatgaaaaaaatatgaatattacaAAGGATTTGTTGGATCTTCTTGTAGAAGCTAAACAAGAAGTACCTTCTTGGTTGGAAAATATGGCTTATGAACACCACTATAAGGGTGGCAATCGTGGACGATCTAAAAG ATTCAGTGGAGGATTTGGTGCCAGAGACTATCGACAGAGTAGTGGTTCCAGCAGTTCTGGCTTTAGTAGTAGTCGTGGAAGCAGCAGCCGCAGTGGTGGAGGTGGTTACGGCAACAGCAGAGGATTTGGTGGAg GTGGCTATGGAGGCTTCTACACTAGTGATGGATATGGAGGAAATTATAACTCCCAGGGGGTTGACTGGTGGGGCAACTGA
- the DDX3Y gene encoding ATP-dependent RNA helicase DDX3Y isoform X3, with translation MSHVGMKNDPELDQQLANLDLNSSEKQSGGASTASKGRYIPPHLRNREASKGFHDKDSSGWSCSKDKDAYSSFGSRDSRGKSGYFSERGSGSRGRFDDRGRSDYDGIGSRDRTGFGRFERSGHSRWCDKSDEDDWSKPLPPSERLEQELFSGGNTGINFEKYDDIPVEATGSNCPPHIENFSDIDMGEIIMGNIELTRYTRPTPVQKHAIPIIKGKRDLMACAQTGSGKTAAFLLPILSQIYTDGPGEALKAVKENGRYGRRKQYPISLVLAPTRELAVQIYEEARKFSYRSRVRPCVVYGGADIGQQIRDLERGCHLLVATPGRLVDMMERGKIGLDFCKYLVLDEADRMLDMGFEPQIRRIVEQDTMPPKGVRHTMMFSATFPKEIQMLARDFLDEYIFLAVGRVGSTSENITQKVVWVEDLDKRSFLLDLLGATGRDSLTLVFVETKKGADSLEDFLYHEGYACTSIHGDRSQRDREEALHQFRSGKSPILVATAVAARGLDISNVRHVINFDLPSDIEEYVHRIGRTGRVGNLDSVEDLVPETIDRVVVPAVLALVVVVEAAAAVVEVVTATAEDLVEVAMEASTLVMDMEEIITPRGLTGGATESALQQSHPYKQANMETTCNLARLYRVASRTCSTLPAMILLIIQGSSKSQEEK, from the exons aagGGCGCTATATACCTCCTCACTTAAGGAACAGAGAAGCATCTAAAG GCTTCCATGATAAAGACAGTTCAGGTTGGAGTTGCAGCAAAGATAAGGATGCATATAGCAGTTTTGGGTCTCGAGATTCTAGAGGAAAGTCTGGTTATTTCAGTGAACGTGGAAGTGGATCAAGGGGAAG ATTTGATGATCGTGGACGGAGTGACTATGATGGTATTGGCAGTCGTGACAGAACTGGCTTTGGCAGATTTGAACGGAGTGGACACAGTCGGTGGTGTGACAAGTCAGATGAAGATGATTGGTCAAAACCACTTCCACCAAGTGAACGCTTGGAGCA AGAACTGTTTTCTGGAGGAAACACAGGGATTAACTTTGAGAAATACGATGATATACCAGTAGAGGCAACTGGCAGTAACTGTCCTCCACATATTGAAAAT TTTAGCGATATTGACATGGGAGAAATTATCATGGGGAACATTGAACTTACTCGCTACACTCGTCCTACTCCAGTGCAAAAACATGCCATTCCTATTATTAAGGGAAAAAGAGACTTAATGGCTTGTGCCCAAACAG gatcTGGGAAAACTGCAGCATTTCTTTTACCTATACTGAGTCAGATATATACAGATGGTCCTGGAGAAGCTTTGAAGGCTGTAAAG gaaaatgGAAGATATGGGCGCCGCAAACAATACCCAATATCCTTGGTTTTAGCCCCAACAAGAGAATTGGCTGTACAGATCTATGAGGAAGCTAGAAAA TTTTCCTACCGATCTAGAGTTCGTCCTTGTGTAGTTTATGGTGGTGCTGATATTGGTCAGCAGATTCGGGACTTAGAACGTGGATGCCACTTGTTAGTAGCCACTCCAGGACGTCTAGTGGATATGATGGAAAGAGGAAAGATTGGATTAGACTTCTGCAA GTACTTAGTGTTGGATGAAGCTGATAGGATGCTGGATATGGGATTTGAACCTCAGATACGTCGTATAGTTGAACAAGATACTATGCCACCAAAGGGCGTTCGTCACACCATGATGTTTAGTGCTACTTTTCCTAAGGAAATACAG ATGCTTGCTCGTGACTTTTTGGATGAATATATCTTTTTGGCTGTAGGCAGAGTAGGCTCTACCTCTGAGAACATCACACAGAAAGTAGTTTGGGTGGAAGACTTAGATAAACGGTCGTTTTTACTGGACCTATTAGGTGCAACAG GGAGGGATTCGCTGACTTTAGTGTTTGTGGAGACCAAAAAGGGAGCAGATTCCCTGGAGGATTTCTTATACCATGAAGGATACGCTTGTACCAGTATTCATGGAGACCGGTCACAGAGAGATCGTGAGGAGGCCCTTCACCAGTTTCGCTCAGGGAAAAGCCCAATTCTAGTGGCTACAGCT gTGGCAGCACGAGGACTAGACATTTCAAATGTGAGACATGTTATCAATTTTGATTTGCCAAGTGATATTGAAGAATATGTTCATCGTATTGGCCGTACAGGACGTGTAGGAAACCTGG ATTCAGTGGAGGATTTGGTGCCAGAGACTATCGACAGAGTAGTGGTTCCAGCAGTTCTGGCTTTAGTAGTAGTCGTGGAAGCAGCAGCCGCAGTGGTGGAGGTGGTTACGGCAACAGCAGAGGATTTGGTGGAg GTGGCTATGGAGGCTTCTACACTAGTGATGGATATGGAGGAAATTATAACTCCCAGGGGGTTGACTGGTGGGGCAACTGAATCTGCTTTGCAGCAAAGTCACCCTTACAAACAAGCTAATATGGAAACCACATGTAACTTAGCCAGACTATATCGTGTAGCTTCAAGAACTTGCAGTACATTACCAGCTATGATTCTCCTGATAATTCAAGGGAGCTCAAAGtcacaagaagaaaaatga
- the DDX3Y gene encoding ATP-dependent RNA helicase DDX3Y isoform X4 produces MSHVGMKNDPELDQQLANLDLNSSEKQSGGASTASKGRYIPPHLRNREASKGFHDKDSSGWSCSKDKDAYSSFGSRDSRGKSGYFSERGSGSRGRFDDRGRSDYDGIGSRDRTGFGRFERSGHSRWCDKSDEDDWSKPLPPSERLEQELFSGGNTGINFEKYDDIPVEATGSNCPPHIENFSDIDMGEIIMGNIELTRYTRPTPVQKHAIPIIKGKRDLMACAQTGSGKTAAFLLPILSQIYTDGPGEALKAVKENGRYGRRKQYPISLVLAPTRELAVQIYEEARKFSYRSRVRPCVVYGGADIGQQIRDLERGCHLLVATPGRLVDMMERGKIGLDFCKYLVLDEADRMLDMGFEPQIRRIVEQDTMPPKGVRHTMMFSATFPKEIQMLARDFLDEYIFLAVGRVGSTSENITQKVVWVEDLDKRSFLLDLLGATGRDSLTLVFVETKKGADSLEDFLYHEGYACTSIHGDRSQRDREEALHQFRSGKSPILVATAVAARGLDISNVRHVINFDLPSDIEEYVHRIGRTGRVGNLGLATSFFNEKNMNITKDLLDLLVEAKQEVPSWLENMAYEHHYKGGNRGRSKRFSGGFGARDYRQSSGSSSSGFSSSRGSSSRSGGGGYGNSRGFGGGGYGGFYTSDGYGGNYNSQGVDWWGN; encoded by the exons aagGGCGCTATATACCTCCTCACTTAAGGAACAGAGAAGCATCTAAAG GCTTCCATGATAAAGACAGTTCAGGTTGGAGTTGCAGCAAAGATAAGGATGCATATAGCAGTTTTGGGTCTCGAGATTCTAGAGGAAAGTCTGGTTATTTCAGTGAACGTGGAAGTGGATCAAGGGGAAG ATTTGATGATCGTGGACGGAGTGACTATGATGGTATTGGCAGTCGTGACAGAACTGGCTTTGGCAGATTTGAACGGAGTGGACACAGTCGGTGGTGTGACAAGTCAGATGAAGATGATTGGTCAAAACCACTTCCACCAAGTGAACGCTTGGAGCA AGAACTGTTTTCTGGAGGAAACACAGGGATTAACTTTGAGAAATACGATGATATACCAGTAGAGGCAACTGGCAGTAACTGTCCTCCACATATTGAAAAT TTTAGCGATATTGACATGGGAGAAATTATCATGGGGAACATTGAACTTACTCGCTACACTCGTCCTACTCCAGTGCAAAAACATGCCATTCCTATTATTAAGGGAAAAAGAGACTTAATGGCTTGTGCCCAAACAG gatcTGGGAAAACTGCAGCATTTCTTTTACCTATACTGAGTCAGATATATACAGATGGTCCTGGAGAAGCTTTGAAGGCTGTAAAG gaaaatgGAAGATATGGGCGCCGCAAACAATACCCAATATCCTTGGTTTTAGCCCCAACAAGAGAATTGGCTGTACAGATCTATGAGGAAGCTAGAAAA TTTTCCTACCGATCTAGAGTTCGTCCTTGTGTAGTTTATGGTGGTGCTGATATTGGTCAGCAGATTCGGGACTTAGAACGTGGATGCCACTTGTTAGTAGCCACTCCAGGACGTCTAGTGGATATGATGGAAAGAGGAAAGATTGGATTAGACTTCTGCAA GTACTTAGTGTTGGATGAAGCTGATAGGATGCTGGATATGGGATTTGAACCTCAGATACGTCGTATAGTTGAACAAGATACTATGCCACCAAAGGGCGTTCGTCACACCATGATGTTTAGTGCTACTTTTCCTAAGGAAATACAG ATGCTTGCTCGTGACTTTTTGGATGAATATATCTTTTTGGCTGTAGGCAGAGTAGGCTCTACCTCTGAGAACATCACACAGAAAGTAGTTTGGGTGGAAGACTTAGATAAACGGTCGTTTTTACTGGACCTATTAGGTGCAACAG GGAGGGATTCGCTGACTTTAGTGTTTGTGGAGACCAAAAAGGGAGCAGATTCCCTGGAGGATTTCTTATACCATGAAGGATACGCTTGTACCAGTATTCATGGAGACCGGTCACAGAGAGATCGTGAGGAGGCCCTTCACCAGTTTCGCTCAGGGAAAAGCCCAATTCTAGTGGCTACAGCT gTGGCAGCACGAGGACTAGACATTTCAAATGTGAGACATGTTATCAATTTTGATTTGCCAAGTGATATTGAAGAATATGTTCATCGTATTGGCCGTACAGGACGTGTAGGAAACCTGG GCCTTGCCACCTCattctttaatgaaaaaaatatgaatattacaAAGGATTTGTTGGATCTTCTTGTAGAAGCTAAACAAGAAGTACCTTCTTGGTTGGAAAATATGGCTTATGAACACCACTATAAGGGTGGCAATCGTGGACGATCTAAAAG ATTCAGTGGAGGATTTGGTGCCAGAGACTATCGACAGAGTAGTGGTTCCAGCAGTTCTGGCTTTAGTAGTAGTCGTGGAAGCAGCAGCCGCAGTGGTGGAGGTGGTTACGGCAACAGCAGAGGATTTGGTGGAg GTGGCTATGGAGGCTTCTACACTAGTGATGGATATGGAGGAAATTATAACTCCCAGGGGGTTGACTGGTGGGGCAACTGA
- the DDX3Y gene encoding ATP-dependent RNA helicase DDX3Y isoform X5, which yields MVGRGGKDGCRVLFSTRVEIMEIGRQRKDTWRLANLDLNSSEKQSGGASTASKGRYIPPHLRNREASKGFHDKDSSGWSCSKDKDAYSSFGSRDSRGKSGYFSERGSGSRGRFDDRGRSDYDGIGSRDRTGFGRFERSGHSRWCDKSDEDDWSKPLPPSERLEQELFSGGNTGINFEKYDDIPVEATGSNCPPHIENFSDIDMGEIIMGNIELTRYTRPTPVQKHAIPIIKGKRDLMACAQTGSGKTAAFLLPILSQIYTDGPGEALKAVKENGRYGRRKQYPISLVLAPTRELAVQIYEEARKFSYRSRVRPCVVYGGADIGQQIRDLERGCHLLVATPGRLVDMMERGKIGLDFCKYLVLDEADRMLDMGFEPQIRRIVEQDTMPPKGVRHTMMFSATFPKEIQMLARDFLDEYIFLAVGRVGSTSENITQKVVWVEDLDKRSFLLDLLGATGRDSLTLVFVETKKGADSLEDFLYHEGYACTSIHGDRSQRDREEALHQFRSGKSPILVATAVAARGLDISNVRHVINFDLPSDIEEYVHRIGRTGRVGNLGLATSFFNEKNMNITKDLLDLLVEAKQEVPSWLENMAYEHHYKGGNRGRSKRWLWRLLH from the exons aagGGCGCTATATACCTCCTCACTTAAGGAACAGAGAAGCATCTAAAG GCTTCCATGATAAAGACAGTTCAGGTTGGAGTTGCAGCAAAGATAAGGATGCATATAGCAGTTTTGGGTCTCGAGATTCTAGAGGAAAGTCTGGTTATTTCAGTGAACGTGGAAGTGGATCAAGGGGAAG ATTTGATGATCGTGGACGGAGTGACTATGATGGTATTGGCAGTCGTGACAGAACTGGCTTTGGCAGATTTGAACGGAGTGGACACAGTCGGTGGTGTGACAAGTCAGATGAAGATGATTGGTCAAAACCACTTCCACCAAGTGAACGCTTGGAGCA AGAACTGTTTTCTGGAGGAAACACAGGGATTAACTTTGAGAAATACGATGATATACCAGTAGAGGCAACTGGCAGTAACTGTCCTCCACATATTGAAAAT TTTAGCGATATTGACATGGGAGAAATTATCATGGGGAACATTGAACTTACTCGCTACACTCGTCCTACTCCAGTGCAAAAACATGCCATTCCTATTATTAAGGGAAAAAGAGACTTAATGGCTTGTGCCCAAACAG gatcTGGGAAAACTGCAGCATTTCTTTTACCTATACTGAGTCAGATATATACAGATGGTCCTGGAGAAGCTTTGAAGGCTGTAAAG gaaaatgGAAGATATGGGCGCCGCAAACAATACCCAATATCCTTGGTTTTAGCCCCAACAAGAGAATTGGCTGTACAGATCTATGAGGAAGCTAGAAAA TTTTCCTACCGATCTAGAGTTCGTCCTTGTGTAGTTTATGGTGGTGCTGATATTGGTCAGCAGATTCGGGACTTAGAACGTGGATGCCACTTGTTAGTAGCCACTCCAGGACGTCTAGTGGATATGATGGAAAGAGGAAAGATTGGATTAGACTTCTGCAA GTACTTAGTGTTGGATGAAGCTGATAGGATGCTGGATATGGGATTTGAACCTCAGATACGTCGTATAGTTGAACAAGATACTATGCCACCAAAGGGCGTTCGTCACACCATGATGTTTAGTGCTACTTTTCCTAAGGAAATACAG ATGCTTGCTCGTGACTTTTTGGATGAATATATCTTTTTGGCTGTAGGCAGAGTAGGCTCTACCTCTGAGAACATCACACAGAAAGTAGTTTGGGTGGAAGACTTAGATAAACGGTCGTTTTTACTGGACCTATTAGGTGCAACAG GGAGGGATTCGCTGACTTTAGTGTTTGTGGAGACCAAAAAGGGAGCAGATTCCCTGGAGGATTTCTTATACCATGAAGGATACGCTTGTACCAGTATTCATGGAGACCGGTCACAGAGAGATCGTGAGGAGGCCCTTCACCAGTTTCGCTCAGGGAAAAGCCCAATTCTAGTGGCTACAGCT gTGGCAGCACGAGGACTAGACATTTCAAATGTGAGACATGTTATCAATTTTGATTTGCCAAGTGATATTGAAGAATATGTTCATCGTATTGGCCGTACAGGACGTGTAGGAAACCTGG GCCTTGCCACCTCattctttaatgaaaaaaatatgaatattacaAAGGATTTGTTGGATCTTCTTGTAGAAGCTAAACAAGAAGTACCTTCTTGGTTGGAAAATATGGCTTATGAACACCACTATAAGGGTGGCAATCGTGGACGATCTAAAAG GTGGCTATGGAGGCTTCTACACTAG